One window of Streptomyces sp. FIT100 genomic DNA carries:
- a CDS encoding DUF4255 domain-containing protein, producing the protein MSNALAVATVTQALALLIESNLGPEMDIAVKVETRRPPAEAPSEPTVNVFLYQVTPNPSMRHHDLPTRASDGTLLKRPAAALDLHYLISAYGEEAELVGQRLIGCVVRTLHEISVLPRELIELAAERPYLAGSDLAQSPQKVRFTPTVMDVDETSKLWGMLHQTPYALSVAYQASLLLIEGREQPAPAKPVRSRTVRVVPFGAQAAPVPPGDPGPPDTAPPADEAAPAGPEPRTARPPKAPAPAPAPAPAKKRTAAKRAAPTRARRTTDAKDAKDAKDNDN; encoded by the coding sequence ATGAGCAACGCACTTGCCGTCGCGACGGTCACCCAGGCGCTGGCCCTGCTCATCGAGAGCAACCTGGGCCCCGAGATGGACATCGCGGTGAAGGTGGAGACCCGCAGGCCCCCGGCCGAGGCACCGTCCGAGCCGACCGTCAACGTCTTCCTCTACCAGGTCACGCCCAACCCCTCGATGCGCCACCACGACCTTCCGACGCGCGCGTCGGACGGCACGCTGCTCAAGCGGCCCGCGGCGGCGCTCGACCTGCACTATCTGATCAGCGCGTACGGGGAGGAGGCGGAGCTGGTCGGCCAGCGGCTGATCGGCTGCGTGGTGCGGACGCTGCACGAAATCTCCGTGCTGCCGCGGGAGTTGATCGAGCTTGCGGCGGAGCGGCCGTATCTGGCGGGCAGCGATCTGGCGCAGTCGCCGCAGAAGGTGCGGTTCACGCCGACGGTGATGGACGTCGACGAGACGTCCAAGCTCTGGGGGATGCTGCACCAGACGCCGTACGCCCTCTCGGTGGCGTACCAGGCCTCGCTGCTCCTCATCGAGGGCCGGGAACAGCCCGCACCGGCGAAGCCGGTCAGGTCGCGCACGGTCCGGGTGGTGCCGTTCGGCGCACAGGCCGCGCCGGTGCCGCCGGGTGATCCTGGGCCGCCGGACACGGCGCCCCCGGCCGACGAGGCCGCGCCCGCCGGGCCGGAGCCGCGGACGGCCCGGCCCCCGAAGGCCCCGGCCCCGGCCCCGGCCCCGGCCCCGGCGAAGAAGCGGACCGCCGCCAAGCGCGCCGCTCCCACCCGCGCCCGCAGAACCACGGACGCCAAGGACGCCAAGGACGCCAAGGACAACGACAACTGA
- a CDS encoding phage tail protein: MAEFQINAHRFDPYKNFKFLVLWDGRTVAGISKISPLKRTTEVVKHRHGGDPSSPRKSPGRSEFEGVTLERGVTHDPEFDRWANKVWQVGAGLGSEVSLRDFRKDIIIQVLNEAGQVAVSHKLYRAWVSEYQVLGELDANANAVAIQSVKLECEGWERDYEVEEPVEPSFTHPA, translated from the coding sequence ATGGCTGAGTTCCAGATTAACGCCCATCGCTTCGACCCCTACAAGAATTTCAAGTTCCTGGTTCTGTGGGACGGTCGAACGGTCGCGGGCATCAGCAAGATCAGTCCTCTGAAGCGCACCACCGAGGTGGTCAAGCACCGGCACGGCGGCGACCCGAGTTCGCCGCGCAAGTCGCCGGGCCGCTCCGAATTCGAGGGCGTCACGCTCGAACGCGGCGTGACGCACGACCCGGAGTTCGACCGCTGGGCCAACAAGGTCTGGCAGGTGGGCGCCGGGCTCGGCTCGGAGGTCTCGCTGCGTGACTTCCGCAAGGACATCATCATCCAGGTCCTCAACGAGGCCGGGCAGGTGGCCGTCTCGCACAAGCTGTACCGGGCCTGGGTGAGCGAGTACCAGGTGCTCGGTGAACTCGACGCGAACGCGAACGCCGTCGCCATCCAGAGCGTGAAGCTCGAATGCGAGGGCTGGGAGCGGGACTACGAGGTGGAGGAGCCGGTCGAGCCCTCGTTCACCCATCCGGCCTGA
- a CDS encoding ATP-binding protein — protein MTMQDGQGHGTDTDGRALAAAVRAVLARVDAHASRARRAGTAADATAGEGRADAPRTADHTVGAGSGSGSPEAVPAVQDESGAPVQVRTAATDTAGGTGASEVAVPRGPAALDALVACFGLTAFERDIVLLTAAAELDPTTGTRCSAASGDPDRTHPTFSLALAALDGPHWSAVTPVGPLRRWRLVELDDETRLTASRVRLDERILHFLVGSPYLDARLHGLLRRTAVPDALPASYDEAASRIARGWTGPGAARHAPLRVELVGGDLRSRADIAAAAARRSGLGLYAMAADDIPTDPVERDRLARLWQREAILLPAALLVEVGDLDREQAAATDAFIEGAAVPLVVSGDDPRRTGRPRGERVTVPELDADEQLDVWTDAFAGVPDVSDDDLRKLVEQFSLPPHLVRSAGAAVARDLPGEDELDATGLAWRAGLTEARMGMDELGRRIGPRASWHDLVLAERQVKILREIVAHVRQRPTVHREWGFASTLRRGLGVTALFAGGSGTGKTLAAEVMARELGLDLFVIDLSQVVSKYIGETEKNLRRVFDAAERGGALLLFDEADALFGKRSEVKDSHDRYANLEVSYLLMRMEAYRGLAILTTNMKQALDTAFMRRIRFVVDFPFPAESERAEIWRRVLPARAPMKDIDPELLARLTVAGGSIRNIALSGAFLAAEEGDRLQMRHMLEAARTEYLKLDRSLTPSEVQGWV, from the coding sequence ATGACCATGCAGGACGGGCAGGGCCACGGCACGGACACCGACGGCCGCGCTTTGGCCGCGGCCGTACGCGCGGTCCTCGCCCGCGTCGACGCGCACGCCTCACGTGCCCGGCGCGCGGGCACGGCGGCGGACGCCACGGCGGGCGAGGGCCGGGCCGACGCCCCGCGCACCGCAGACCACACGGTCGGCGCCGGCTCCGGCTCCGGCTCGCCAGAAGCCGTACCGGCTGTCCAGGACGAGAGCGGCGCCCCCGTCCAGGTCCGCACCGCCGCGACGGACACGGCCGGGGGCACGGGGGCGTCCGAGGTCGCCGTCCCCCGCGGGCCCGCGGCGCTCGACGCGCTCGTCGCCTGCTTCGGGCTCACCGCGTTCGAGCGGGACATCGTCCTCCTGACCGCCGCCGCGGAGCTGGATCCCACCACGGGGACCCGGTGCTCCGCCGCGAGCGGGGACCCGGACCGTACGCATCCGACGTTCTCTCTCGCGCTCGCCGCGCTGGACGGGCCGCACTGGAGTGCGGTGACGCCGGTCGGCCCGCTGCGCCGGTGGCGGTTGGTGGAGCTGGACGACGAGACCCGGCTGACGGCGTCGCGGGTCCGGCTCGACGAGCGGATCCTGCACTTCCTCGTCGGCTCGCCCTATCTGGACGCGCGGCTGCACGGGCTGCTCCGCCGCACGGCCGTGCCGGACGCGCTCCCCGCTTCCTACGACGAGGCGGCGAGCCGTATCGCCAGGGGCTGGACAGGGCCGGGCGCCGCCCGGCACGCGCCGTTGCGGGTCGAACTGGTCGGCGGCGACCTGCGCTCGCGCGCCGACATCGCCGCCGCTGCCGCCCGTCGCTCCGGGCTCGGGCTGTACGCGATGGCCGCCGACGACATCCCCACCGACCCGGTCGAGCGCGACCGGCTGGCGCGGCTGTGGCAGCGCGAGGCGATCCTGCTGCCCGCCGCGCTGCTCGTCGAGGTCGGCGACCTCGACCGCGAACAGGCCGCCGCCACCGACGCGTTCATCGAGGGCGCCGCCGTACCGCTGGTCGTGTCCGGCGACGATCCGCGCAGGACCGGGCGCCCGCGCGGCGAGCGGGTGACCGTTCCGGAACTGGACGCGGACGAGCAGCTGGACGTGTGGACGGATGCCTTCGCGGGCGTACCCGACGTCTCCGATGACGATCTGCGCAAGCTGGTGGAGCAGTTCTCGCTGCCCCCGCATCTGGTGCGCTCCGCGGGCGCGGCGGTCGCACGGGACCTGCCCGGCGAGGACGAGCTGGACGCCACGGGGCTGGCCTGGCGGGCCGGGCTCACCGAGGCCCGTATGGGCATGGACGAGCTGGGCCGGCGGATCGGGCCACGGGCGTCCTGGCACGATCTGGTGCTGGCGGAGCGGCAGGTGAAGATCCTGCGCGAGATCGTCGCGCATGTGCGTCAGCGCCCGACCGTCCACCGGGAATGGGGCTTCGCCTCGACGCTGCGCCGCGGCCTCGGCGTCACCGCCCTCTTCGCCGGCGGCTCCGGCACCGGGAAGACCCTCGCGGCCGAGGTGATGGCGAGGGAGCTGGGGCTGGATCTGTTCGTCATCGATCTGTCCCAGGTGGTCAGCAAGTACATCGGCGAGACGGAGAAGAACCTCCGCAGGGTCTTCGACGCCGCCGAACGCGGCGGCGCACTGCTGCTGTTCGACGAGGCCGACGCGCTCTTCGGCAAGCGCAGCGAGGTCAAGGACAGCCACGACCGGTACGCGAACCTGGAGGTCAGCTATCTGCTGATGCGGATGGAGGCGTACCGGGGCCTCGCGATCCTGACGACCAACATGAAGCAGGCGCTGGACACGGCGTTCATGCGGCGCATCCGCTTCGTCGTCGACTTCCCGTTCCCCGCCGAGAGCGAGCGGGCCGAGATCTGGCGCCGGGTGCTGCCCGCGCGGGCCCCGATGAAGGACATCGATCCGGAGCTGCTGGCCCGGCTGACGGTCGCGGGCGGTTCGATCCGCAACATCGCGCTGTCGGGCGCGTTCCTCGCCGCCGAGGAGGGCGACCGGCTCCAGATGCGGCACATGCTGGAGGCGGCCCGTACCGAATACCTCAAGCTGGACCGCTCCTTGACCCCGTCGGAGGTGCAGGGATGGGTCTGA
- a CDS encoding cyclopropane-fatty-acyl-phospholipid synthase family protein translates to MVLFGSNRSSASVYKGTSSQAIRHHYDYLGEFYRLTLGPELVYSYGMWQRGDTLETAQLRKLDYHARAANAVDVERVLDVGCGWGSLMQRLVEKHNVGHAVGLTMSPGQAAWIRDRQWPHCEIRVENWFDHRPEGPYDAIIAIEAIEHFSGNTVRRSRRVASYREFFERSHSWLRPGGRLSLQANAWNGRGWLPSLMLPAERLDPRSASGGGRLGPKDLYDGIKNIREGMHASRKVFPEVFLPTRSELIEASQGLFHVREERSDPEDGELTVASWMERAKANRARGAELIGKDAVSDIIREQGVALKFLSERRYTVLRIVFEKV, encoded by the coding sequence ATGGTGTTGTTCGGATCGAACAGATCCTCCGCTTCCGTCTACAAGGGCACGTCCTCCCAGGCGATCCGTCATCACTACGACTATCTGGGCGAGTTCTACCGGCTGACGCTGGGGCCGGAGCTCGTCTACTCGTACGGAATGTGGCAGCGGGGCGACACGCTCGAAACAGCCCAGCTCCGCAAGCTCGACTACCACGCCAGGGCGGCGAACGCCGTCGACGTGGAACGCGTGCTGGACGTCGGCTGCGGCTGGGGCAGCCTCATGCAGCGGCTGGTGGAGAAGCACAACGTGGGCCACGCCGTGGGGCTCACGATGAGCCCGGGCCAGGCCGCGTGGATCCGCGACCGGCAGTGGCCGCACTGCGAGATCAGGGTCGAGAACTGGTTCGACCACCGGCCCGAGGGGCCCTATGACGCCATCATCGCCATCGAGGCGATCGAGCACTTCTCCGGGAACACCGTGCGGCGGTCACGGCGCGTCGCCAGTTACCGCGAGTTCTTCGAGCGCTCGCACTCCTGGCTGCGCCCCGGTGGCCGGCTGTCACTCCAGGCGAACGCCTGGAACGGCCGCGGCTGGCTGCCGTCCCTGATGCTGCCGGCGGAGCGGCTGGACCCGCGTAGCGCGTCCGGCGGCGGCCGACTGGGCCCCAAAGACCTCTACGACGGCATCAAGAACATCAGGGAAGGCATGCACGCATCGCGCAAGGTCTTCCCCGAGGTGTTCCTGCCGACCCGGTCCGAGCTGATCGAGGCGAGCCAGGGGCTGTTCCACGTCCGCGAGGAGCGGAGCGACCCGGAGGACGGCGAGCTGACCGTGGCCAGTTGGATGGAGCGGGCCAAGGCCAACCGGGCCCGGGGCGCCGAACTCATCGGCAAGGACGCGGTGTCGGACATCATCAGGGAACAGGGCGTCGCGCTCAAGTTCCTCAGCGAGCGGCGCTACACCGTGCTGCGCATCGTCTTCGAGAAGGTCTGA
- a CDS encoding phage tail sheath C-terminal domain-containing protein: MPTHMGYPGVYIEEVPSSIRTIASVTTSVTAFVGHTRRGPLNQPVRITSFAEFERRFGGLTSRSAVGYAVHQFFGNGGTVAVIVRVAKAGSGEEACTTLNSTEGHSECPVLEVHAKEPGVWGSGLRVAVDHDTPSPDRTFNLHVLDARGGARETFTGLSMDTGHGRFVETVVNAGSSLVRVKALDEDRPDPSGTVSKPFAAELPALDVELKVKIGDVEREFTLHEPDTDGEPPADVTELALLLERKLRALPDAPGKHAFAGAEVTAFGRRLQVVAGSVDPDDVVRFVGECANDLGLEASVNPPVFALDGGKDGDPPGPRDLIGSEARKTGVQALRDVDDVNLLSLPELSAYESAQDMVTVLSAAEQLCRERRIFLLVDAPSAWGSVDAARAGIGAFDAVRSDHAALYFPELQLTDPLTGRLRAFPPSGAIAGVIARTDGERGVWKAPAGTEARLAGVRSLSVKLTDRENGLLNPLGVNCLRTFPVVGPLVWGARTLAGAEALESEWRYVPVRRLALHVEESLHRGLQWVVFEPNDEQLWQQIRLKASAYLNDLFRQGAFKGATPREAYFVKCDKDTTTDADIERGVVNVVIGIAPVRPAEFVIVRIQQIAGQFDLS, encoded by the coding sequence ATGCCGACGCACATGGGCTATCCCGGCGTATACATCGAGGAAGTTCCCAGCAGCATTCGCACGATCGCCTCGGTCACCACGTCGGTGACCGCTTTCGTGGGACACACCCGCCGGGGTCCGCTCAACCAACCCGTGCGGATCACCAGTTTCGCGGAGTTCGAGCGCCGCTTCGGCGGGCTGACCTCCCGCAGCGCCGTCGGCTACGCGGTGCACCAGTTCTTCGGCAACGGCGGCACGGTCGCCGTGATCGTCCGCGTGGCGAAGGCGGGCAGCGGCGAGGAAGCCTGCACCACGCTCAACTCCACCGAGGGCCACAGCGAGTGCCCGGTGCTCGAGGTGCACGCCAAGGAGCCCGGCGTCTGGGGCTCCGGGCTGCGGGTGGCCGTCGACCACGACACGCCCAGCCCGGACAGGACGTTCAACCTCCATGTCCTGGACGCGCGCGGCGGGGCCCGGGAGACCTTCACCGGTCTGTCCATGGACACCGGGCACGGCCGCTTCGTCGAGACGGTCGTCAACGCAGGCTCCTCGCTCGTCCGGGTGAAGGCGCTGGACGAGGACCGCCCCGACCCCTCCGGCACGGTCTCGAAGCCGTTCGCCGCCGAACTGCCCGCTCTGGACGTCGAGCTGAAGGTCAAGATCGGCGATGTGGAGCGGGAGTTCACCCTCCACGAGCCCGACACCGACGGCGAGCCTCCTGCCGATGTCACCGAGCTCGCCCTGCTGCTGGAGCGCAAGCTGCGCGCCCTGCCCGACGCCCCGGGCAAACACGCCTTCGCCGGGGCCGAGGTGACCGCCTTCGGCCGCCGCCTCCAGGTCGTCGCCGGCTCCGTCGACCCCGACGACGTCGTGCGCTTCGTCGGCGAGTGCGCCAACGACCTCGGCCTTGAGGCATCGGTCAACCCGCCCGTCTTCGCGCTCGACGGCGGCAAGGACGGTGACCCGCCGGGGCCACGCGACCTGATCGGCAGCGAGGCCCGCAAGACCGGTGTCCAGGCGCTGCGCGACGTCGACGACGTCAATCTGCTGTCGCTGCCCGAGCTTTCGGCGTACGAGTCGGCGCAGGACATGGTCACCGTGCTCTCCGCGGCCGAGCAGCTCTGCCGGGAGCGGCGGATCTTCCTGCTCGTGGACGCGCCGTCGGCCTGGGGCAGCGTGGACGCCGCGCGCGCCGGGATCGGCGCCTTCGACGCCGTACGCAGCGACCACGCGGCGCTCTACTTCCCGGAGCTCCAGCTCACCGACCCGCTCACCGGCCGGCTGCGGGCGTTCCCGCCCTCGGGCGCGATCGCGGGCGTCATCGCCCGTACGGACGGGGAGCGCGGCGTGTGGAAGGCGCCGGCCGGGACCGAGGCACGGCTCGCGGGCGTGCGGTCCCTCTCGGTGAAACTGACCGACCGGGAGAACGGGCTGCTCAACCCGCTGGGCGTGAACTGCCTGCGCACCTTCCCGGTGGTCGGCCCGCTGGTGTGGGGCGCGCGCACGCTCGCCGGCGCGGAGGCGCTGGAGAGCGAGTGGCGGTACGTGCCGGTGCGCCGGCTCGCGCTCCATGTGGAGGAGAGCCTGCACCGCGGCCTCCAGTGGGTGGTGTTCGAGCCCAATGACGAACAGCTGTGGCAGCAGATCCGGCTCAAGGCGTCGGCGTATCTGAACGACCTTTTCCGGCAGGGGGCCTTCAAGGGCGCCACGCCGCGCGAGGCGTACTTCGTCAAATGCGACAAGGACACCACGACGGACGCCGACATCGAGCGCGGCGTGGTCAATGTCGTGATCGGCATCGCACCGGTCAGGCCGGCGGAGTTCGTGATCGTGCGGATTCAGCAGATCGCCGGGCAGTTCGACCTCTCGTAA